The following are encoded in a window of Impatiens glandulifera chromosome 5, dImpGla2.1, whole genome shotgun sequence genomic DNA:
- the LOC124938091 gene encoding cytochrome P450 724B1-like: MAMIWFVVMLLVGYQLCRLIIKHYLPMFIKSADGLYAPPKGSFGWPLLGETLSFLKPHPSNTMGSFLLHHCSKYGKVFKSHLFLSPTVVSCDQELNNFLLQNEDIQCSYPKPIYGILGNMSMLVTVGDIHKRLRKVAFSLVHTIKSNPEFLTDIERAALRTLDSWKDRKTLLFCKESRQFTFNVIVKQVLGLTPDEPETVNILKDFLTFMKGLISLPLYIPGTSYAKAVKARIRISCKVKSIIEERKRMRSSSSSSSRNGGLKEEEEESMVKSNGDFLEILLGVDTLSEDEKVSFVLDSLLGGYETTSVLLAMVVYFLSKNPSSLHQLKEEHESIRSKKKEDDLLNWDDFKRMDFTQKVINETLRLGNVVKFVHRKALKDIKYKGYLIPAGWKVLPVLSAVHLDPSIHINALEFHPWRWENQDQTSKKFIPFGGGSRCCPGSDLGRVEVAFFLHHLIRKFRWKVEDGVKPLAFPYVDFEKGMTMTVEQCSI; this comes from the exons ATGGCTATGATCTGGTTTGTCGTTATGTTGTTGGTTGGATATCAATTGTGTCGTCTGATAATAAAACATTATCTTCCCATGTTCATCAAATCAGCTGACGGTTTGTATGCTCCCCCAAAAGGGTCTTTCGGATGGCCTTTGCTTGGGGAGACCCTGTCTTTTCTAAAGCCTCATCCTTCCAATACAATGGGCTCATTTCTCCTACATCATTGCTCTAA GTACGGGAAGGTGTTCAAATCACATTTGTTTCTGTCTCCAACAGTGGTGTCATGTGACCAAGAACTGAACAATTTCCTATTGCAAAACGAGGATATTCAGTGCAGCTATCCTAAACCCATTTATGGAATTCTTGGAAACATGTCAATGTTGGTGACAGTTGGGGACATTCATAAGAGGCTTAGAAAAGTCGCATTCTCCCTTGTTCATACTATCAAGTCCAACCCTGAATTCTTGACCGATATTGAAAGGGCTGCTCTAAGAACACTTGATTCATGGAAAGACAGAAAGACACTACTCTTCTGCAAAGAATCCAGACAG TTTACATTCAATGTAATAGTGAAGCAAGTGTTGGGTTTAACACCAGATGAGCCAGAGACTGTCAATATTCTAAAGGATTTTCTCACTTTCATGAAAGGCTTGATATCTTTGCCACTCTACATTCCTGGGACTTCATATGCCAAGGCTGTaaag GCTAGAATTAGAATATCTTGCAAAGTGAAATCAATCATAGAGGAAAGAAAGAGGATGAGATcaagttcatcatcatcatcaagaaATGGTGGGTTgaaggaggaggaagaggaatCTATGGTGAAAAGTAATGGTGACTTCCTAGAGATCCTTCTTGGAGTTGACACTTTATCTGAAGATGAAAAAGTTAGCTTTGTTCTTGATTCTCTATTAGGAGGATATGAGACCACCTCTGTCTTGTTGGCCATGGTTGTCTATTTCCTCTCCAAAAACCCCTCTTCACTTCACCAACTCAAG GAGGAGCATGAAAGCATAAGAAGCAAGAAGAAGGAAGATGATTTGCTGAACTGGGATGATTTCAAAAGAATGGATTTCACTCAAAAA GTCATCAATGAGACTCTAAGATTAGGAAATGTTGTTAAATTTGTCCACAGAAAGGCTCTCAAAGACATCAAATATAAAG GTTACTTGATTCCAGCAGGCTGGAAAGTTCTACCTGTTCTGAGTGCAGTTCACTTGGATCCATCAATCCACATAAACGCCCTTGAATTTCACCCATGGAGATGGGAG aaccaagatcaaacaagcaaGAAATTCATTCCTTTTGGTGGAGGTTCGAGATGTTGCCCGGGATCTGATCTGGGTAGAGTGGAGGTTGCCTTCTTTCTCCACCATCTCATCCGCAAGTTCAG GTGGAAAGTTGAAGATGGAGTGAAACCATTGGCATTCCCATATGTGGATTTTGAAAAAGGCATGACAATGACTGTGGAGCAATGCTCCATTTGA